The Nitrosococcus watsonii C-113 genome includes the window GTCTTTTCGTCCTCCCCCTGATCCAAGCGCTCTATCCAGGTTTTGGCCTCCTTCAGATACTGGGATTGGGAAGTCACCACTAAAATCCCGTTGAGACGTTCGATGGGTATAAAACGAAACATACCCGCCAAGGGAGTGCTCGCCTCGGGCCCCATGACTGTATTTAATTCAGTTACCAGCAGTTCGGCATCGGTATACTCCAACCGATAAAGACCAACGGACATCCCTTCCAGCCAATTGACATCAAAGATATCAATGGTCTCCTGCCATTGATCCAGCTCTTTTGCCGTACCGGCCAGAACAAGCAAATTCCGGGCGGGATCGACCCGGACCAGCCCATCCTTGGGGACAAAAGGCTTAAGAATTTTCTCCATCTCTTCAGCCCCAATATACTCCAGGGGCATGATCCGCACGCTGTAACCCATAGCGGATTTCGCCCTGCTTAAACGGGGCGAGAGGTTACCTTGCACGGCCTCATTGAGGGGCACAATTTTATTCAGCCCCTCGGTCTGGATTAAGGCCGCATTATTGAGCCGCAACAGCGTTTCCAGAGTTGGCACTAAGTCATCCTTGGGCAGAGGGCGGCCAGTCTGGACGGTCACCGTTCCCTGCACTGCCCTATCAATGACATAATTTTCTTCCAAAATATCGCCGAGTATGGTTTTGACTACTTCGCGGATGTCGGTATTCTCAAAATTGAGCACAATGGCGCCTTCCCGTACCTGGAAAGTCCGGGGCTTGCTCGCCGCCTCGCGGTTAATAAAATGATTGCTTCCCGGGTAGGTTTCATCACTCTCTGGCTTCACCTTTTCTTCTTCGGCGGCTGGCGTTGCTTCAATCTTGGCACTTTTGGCTACAGTATCCTCTGCCTGGCGCGCTTGCCCAGAGGCGGAGATGGCAGCAGGGGAAGACCCATTAGCCGACCCGGAGCCAGAGGGCTGAGTCACGCAGGCAACCAGAACACCCGCCCCTAAAAGGATGATCCACCACGCCCCTGTGGGCCGTCCGCTTCTTTTCTGTTCCCGCAACTTAATCCCCCTCAATAACTAACTATTTTGCCGCGCCGTGGCAGGCGAATTTTCTATCTACCTTCTCCGCCGGCAATTCGTCCCCTGTCGTGCTTATGGGAACCCTCCCTAGTCAAAATGATAAATCCACCGCCTAGCCTTTTTATGTCCGTGGCAAACGACCAGATTTATCCGCCCATCTCATCGGTTTGAACGCCGCACCGCCTGTCTCCGGCGCGGGGGCTTTTCTCGCTCTATTGACTCAAAATTGCGAATGAGTTCTAACGTTTCCGCGCGGCCATCATCCCTGAACAGCACCCGGTTGGGAAAAATTTGCTGTACTTTCCAACCTTCCAGTCTTTCCCCTTCGCTCACCCGCAGGCTTTTATTATTTTTAATATCCTGCAGCAAGGCCACGGTCTTTTCGGCGGTCACGACTACGCCGCTCAAGATAAAAAGATCCTTGACATGGCTTTTTAGCCGTTCGGCTTCCTCCATGGCTTTCTTCCGGGCTTCTTCAGCCACGTCTTTTTCAGGGTCGGGAGGACGCCGACTAGGCCGGAAAAGGGGGCGGGCCACGATTTCCTCGTAGTTACCCAAAGGGGGCAAGGCGATTTCCTCGCTCCGCTCCTGGGTAGGCACTAAATCCGCCAAATTTGGACTGGCGGGAGCGGCTTTCTCTTCCTGTGCGAGCTGGAAGGGATATCTGGCCTCCAGGGCAATCGCCACCACCACCAAGAGGCACAAGCCAGCGAGCAAGTAGGCCAGCGCCCGGTGATTAGGCGCCGCCGACCGCACTCTTCCCCCGCATATAGCCGTACAGTTCGAAACTAACTGTTAACTGGGTCTCTTCGATGATGGTGCGTCGATCATGCCGGCTACGGCGCCGGATCTGGCGGCTACGGACCTGCAGATCATCCACGAACAACAGGGGCCGGGAAGCTTCCAAATCATATAAAACTTTCTGCAAAATTTCGGTATCGCCAGTCATTCGAACCCTAATCCCAACCTTTGGAAAGGGTTC containing:
- a CDS encoding pilus assembly protein PilZ, which produces MRSAAPNHRALAYLLAGLCLLVVVAIALEARYPFQLAQEEKAAPASPNLADLVPTQERSEEIALPPLGNYEEIVARPLFRPSRRPPDPEKDVAEEARKKAMEEAERLKSHVKDLFILSGVVVTAEKTVALLQDIKNNKSLRVSEGERLEGWKVQQIFPNRVLFRDDGRAETLELIRNFESIEREKPPRRRQAVRRSNR